One window of Quercus robur chromosome 5, dhQueRobu3.1, whole genome shotgun sequence genomic DNA carries:
- the LOC126727585 gene encoding beta-glucosidase 11-like isoform X44 produces the protein MHGGSGDIACDQYHKYKDDVQLMVDTGLEAYRFSISWSRLIPNGRGPVNPKGLQYYNNLINELSSNGIQPHVTLHHSDFPQALEDKYGGWLSREMVKDFTAYADVCFRNFGDRVLHWTTMNEANVFVIAGYESGVTPPEHCSPPFGINCTRGNSSTEPYLATHHILLAHASAARLYKEKYQDQQHGFIGINLLAFWILPLTNKTEDVIAAQRAMDFLIGWYAYPLVYGDYPDVMKKNLGSRLPAFTNFESNLVKGSFDFLGLNYYAMLYVKDDSSKLNMEVRDFNADMAIELTAIPNDISANKFSTAPWGLQELLEYFKQAYGNPPIYIHENGHQTPHNSSLEDEPRVNYLHGHIGALLDALRNGSNTRGYFQWSFLDLFELLDGFESSFGLYYVDVDDPDLKRQPKLSAQWFSHFLKTKGAGSDGFIKLEKNLTEFSRAHFPR, from the exons ATGCATGGAGGCAGTGGGGACATAGCATGTGATCAGTATCACAAATACAAG GATGATGTCCAGCTCATGGTGGACACAGGTTTAGAGGCCTACAGATTTTCTATCTCATGGTCAAGACTTATTCCAA ATGGAAGAGGACCTGTCAATCCAAAGGGTCTACAATATTACAACAATCTTATCAATGAACTATCCAGCAATG GAATCCAACCTCATGTTACATTACATCACAGTGATTTCCCACAGGCACTGGAAGACAAGTATGGAGGATGGCTTAGTCGAGAAATGGT GAAAGACTTCACGGCATATGCAGATGTCTGCTTCAGGAATTTTGGTGACAGGGTTTTACATTGGACTACTATGAACGAGGCCAATGTGTTCGTAATAGCGGGTTATGAATCGGGAGTTACGCCACCTGAACATTGTTCTCCTCCATTTGGCATTAATTGCACCAGAGGCAACTCCTCAACTGAGCCATACTTGGCAACTCATCATATCTTGTTAGCGCATGCATCAGCTGCTAGATTATATAAGGAAAAGTACCAG GACCAGCAGCATGGATTTATAGGAATCAATCTCTTAGCTTTCTGGATTCTTCCTCTAACAAACAAAACTGAAGATGTTATCGCTGCTCAAAGAGCCATGGACTTCCTGATTggttg GTATGCATATCCCTTGGTTTATGGAGACTATCCCgatgttatgaaaaaaaatttaggctcAAGACTTCCAGCCTTCACCAATTTTGAATCAAATCTGGTTAAGGGTTCATTTGACTTTCTAGGATTAAATTACTATGCCATGTTGTACGTCAAGGATGACTCCAGCAAACTAAACATGGAGGTCAGAGACTTTAATGCAGATATGGCGATAGAGTTGACAG CTATTCCAAATGATATATCAGCAAATAAG TTTTCGACTGCGCCATGGGGATTGCAAGAACTGCTGGAGTATTTCAAGCAAGCTTATGGAAATCCTCCTATTTACATTCATGAGaatg GACATCAAACTCCACACAATTCGTCATTGGAAGATGAGCCACGGGTGAACTACTTGCATGGACATATTGGGGCTTTGCTTGATGCACTGAG GAATGGATCAAATACGAGAGGCTATTTTCAATGGTCCTTCTTGGATTTATTTGAGTTATTGGACGGCTTTGAATCAAGCTTTGGCCTTTACTATGTAGACGTGGATGACCCGGATTTAAAAAGGCAACCAAAGCTTTCTGCTCAATGGTTCTCCCATTTCTTGAAGACTAAAGGTGCAGGCTCAGATGGGTTTATCAAACTTGAGAAGAATTTGACTGAATTTTCCCGTGCTCACTTCCCTCGGTAG
- the LOC126727585 gene encoding beta-glucosidase 11-like isoform X25, whose amino-acid sequence MLSLSLSHVFLFLLINISVVEVLGVDKFSRDDFPPDFVFGSGTSAYQVEGAANEDGRGPSIWDSFSHSGKMHGGSGDIACDQYHKYKDDVQLMVDTGLEAYRFSISWSRLIPNGRGPVNPKGLQYYNNLINELSSNGIQPHVTLHHSDFPQALEDKYGGWLSREMVKDFTAYADVCFRNFGDRVLHWTTMNEANVFVIAGYESGVTPPEHCSPPFGINCTRGNSSTEPYLATHHILLAHASAARLYKEKYQDQQHGFIGINLLAFWILPLTNKTEDVIAAQRAMDFLIGCRYAYPLVYGDYPDVMKKNLGSRLPAFTNFESNLVKGSFDFLGLNYYAMLYVKDDSSKLNMEVRDFNADMAIELTAIPNDISANKFSTAPWGLQELLEYFKQAYGNPPIYIHENGHQTPHNSSLEDEPRVNYLHGHIGALLDALRNGSNTRGYFQWSFLDLFELLDGFESSFGLYYVDVDDPDLKRQPKLSAQWFSHFLKTKGAGSDGFIKLEKNLTEFSRAHFPR is encoded by the exons atgttgagtctctctctctctcatgtcttTCTATTTCTTCTGATAAACATATCAGTGGTTGAAGTACTGGGGGTTGATAAATTTAGCAGAGATGACTTCCCACCTGACTTTGTGTTTGGTTCTGGGACCTCAGCTTATCAG GTTGAAGGTGCAGCAAATGAAGATGGGAGGGGGCCTAGCATATGGGATTCTTTTTCCCATTCTG ggAAAATGCATGGAGGCAGTGGGGACATAGCATGTGATCAGTATCACAAATACAAG GATGATGTCCAGCTCATGGTGGACACAGGTTTAGAGGCCTACAGATTTTCTATCTCATGGTCAAGACTTATTCCAA ATGGAAGAGGACCTGTCAATCCAAAGGGTCTACAATATTACAACAATCTTATCAATGAACTATCCAGCAATG GAATCCAACCTCATGTTACATTACATCACAGTGATTTCCCACAGGCACTGGAAGACAAGTATGGAGGATGGCTTAGTCGAGAAATGGT GAAAGACTTCACGGCATATGCAGATGTCTGCTTCAGGAATTTTGGTGACAGGGTTTTACATTGGACTACTATGAACGAGGCCAATGTGTTCGTAATAGCGGGTTATGAATCGGGAGTTACGCCACCTGAACATTGTTCTCCTCCATTTGGCATTAATTGCACCAGAGGCAACTCCTCAACTGAGCCATACTTGGCAACTCATCATATCTTGTTAGCGCATGCATCAGCTGCTAGATTATATAAGGAAAAGTACCAG GACCAGCAGCATGGATTTATAGGAATCAATCTCTTAGCTTTCTGGATTCTTCCTCTAACAAACAAAACTGAAGATGTTATCGCTGCTCAAAGAGCCATGGACTTCCTGATTggttg CAGGTATGCATATCCCTTGGTTTATGGAGACTATCCCgatgttatgaaaaaaaatttaggctcAAGACTTCCAGCCTTCACCAATTTTGAATCAAATCTGGTTAAGGGTTCATTTGACTTTCTAGGATTAAATTACTATGCCATGTTGTACGTCAAGGATGACTCCAGCAAACTAAACATGGAGGTCAGAGACTTTAATGCAGATATGGCGATAGAGTTGACAG CTATTCCAAATGATATATCAGCAAATAAG TTTTCGACTGCGCCATGGGGATTGCAAGAACTGCTGGAGTATTTCAAGCAAGCTTATGGAAATCCTCCTATTTACATTCATGAGaatg GACATCAAACTCCACACAATTCGTCATTGGAAGATGAGCCACGGGTGAACTACTTGCATGGACATATTGGGGCTTTGCTTGATGCACTGAG GAATGGATCAAATACGAGAGGCTATTTTCAATGGTCCTTCTTGGATTTATTTGAGTTATTGGACGGCTTTGAATCAAGCTTTGGCCTTTACTATGTAGACGTGGATGACCCGGATTTAAAAAGGCAACCAAAGCTTTCTGCTCAATGGTTCTCCCATTTCTTGAAGACTAAAGGTGCAGGCTCAGATGGGTTTATCAAACTTGAGAAGAATTTGACTGAATTTTCCCGTGCTCACTTCCCTCGGTAG
- the LOC126727585 gene encoding beta-glucosidase 11-like isoform X42, giving the protein MLSLSLSHVFLFLLINISVVEVLGVDKFSRDDFPPDFVFGSGTSAYQVEGAANEDGRGPSIWDSFSHSGKMHGGSGDIACDQYHKYKDDVQLMVDTGLEAYRFSISWSRLIPNGRGPVNPKGLQYYNNLINELSSNGIQPHVTLHHSDFPQALEDKYGGWLSREMVKDFTAYADVCFRNFGDRVLHWTTMNEANVFVIAGYESGVTPPEHCSPPFGINCTRGNSSTEPYLATHHILLAHASAARLYKEKYQDQQHGFIGINLLAFWILPLTNKTEDVIAAQRAMDFLIGWYAYPLVYGDYPDVMKKNLGSRLPAFTNFESNLVKGSFDFLGLNYYAMLYVKDDSSKLNMEVRDFNADMAIELTAIPNDISANKFSTAPWGLQELLEYFKQAYGNPPIYIHENGHQTPHNSSLEDEPRVNYLHGHIGALLDALRNGSNTRGYFQWSFLDLFELLDGFESSFGLYYVDVDDPDLKRQPKLSAQWFSHFLKTKGAGSDGFIKLEKNLTEFSRAHFPR; this is encoded by the exons atgttgagtctctctctctctcatgtcttTCTATTTCTTCTGATAAACATATCAGTGGTTGAAGTACTGGGGGTTGATAAATTTAGCAGAGATGACTTCCCACCTGACTTTGTGTTTGGTTCTGGGACCTCAGCTTATCAG GTTGAAGGTGCAGCAAATGAAGATGGGAGGGGGCCTAGCATATGGGATTCTTTTTCCCATTCTG ggAAAATGCATGGAGGCAGTGGGGACATAGCATGTGATCAGTATCACAAATACAAG GATGATGTCCAGCTCATGGTGGACACAGGTTTAGAGGCCTACAGATTTTCTATCTCATGGTCAAGACTTATTCCAA ATGGAAGAGGACCTGTCAATCCAAAGGGTCTACAATATTACAACAATCTTATCAATGAACTATCCAGCAATG GAATCCAACCTCATGTTACATTACATCACAGTGATTTCCCACAGGCACTGGAAGACAAGTATGGAGGATGGCTTAGTCGAGAAATGGT GAAAGACTTCACGGCATATGCAGATGTCTGCTTCAGGAATTTTGGTGACAGGGTTTTACATTGGACTACTATGAACGAGGCCAATGTGTTCGTAATAGCGGGTTATGAATCGGGAGTTACGCCACCTGAACATTGTTCTCCTCCATTTGGCATTAATTGCACCAGAGGCAACTCCTCAACTGAGCCATACTTGGCAACTCATCATATCTTGTTAGCGCATGCATCAGCTGCTAGATTATATAAGGAAAAGTACCAG GACCAGCAGCATGGATTTATAGGAATCAATCTCTTAGCTTTCTGGATTCTTCCTCTAACAAACAAAACTGAAGATGTTATCGCTGCTCAAAGAGCCATGGACTTCCTGATTggttg GTATGCATATCCCTTGGTTTATGGAGACTATCCCgatgttatgaaaaaaaatttaggctcAAGACTTCCAGCCTTCACCAATTTTGAATCAAATCTGGTTAAGGGTTCATTTGACTTTCTAGGATTAAATTACTATGCCATGTTGTACGTCAAGGATGACTCCAGCAAACTAAACATGGAGGTCAGAGACTTTAATGCAGATATGGCGATAGAGTTGACAG CTATTCCAAATGATATATCAGCAAATAAG TTTTCGACTGCGCCATGGGGATTGCAAGAACTGCTGGAGTATTTCAAGCAAGCTTATGGAAATCCTCCTATTTACATTCATGAGaatg GACATCAAACTCCACACAATTCGTCATTGGAAGATGAGCCACGGGTGAACTACTTGCATGGACATATTGGGGCTTTGCTTGATGCACTGAG GAATGGATCAAATACGAGAGGCTATTTTCAATGGTCCTTCTTGGATTTATTTGAGTTATTGGACGGCTTTGAATCAAGCTTTGGCCTTTACTATGTAGACGTGGATGACCCGGATTTAAAAAGGCAACCAAAGCTTTCTGCTCAATGGTTCTCCCATTTCTTGAAGACTAAAGGTGCAGGCTCAGATGGGTTTATCAAACTTGAGAAGAATTTGACTGAATTTTCCCGTGCTCACTTCCCTCGGTAG
- the LOC126727585 gene encoding beta-glucosidase 11-like isoform X40, which yields MLSLSLSHVFLFLLINISVVEVLGVDKFSRDDFPPDFVFGSGTSAYQVEGAANEDGRGPSIWDSFSHSGKMHGGSGDIACDQYHKYKDDVQLMVDTGLEAYRFSISWSRLIPNGRGPVNPKGLQYYNNLINELSSNGIQPHVTLHHSDFPQALEDKYGGWLSREMVKDFTAYADVCFRNFGDRVLHWTTMNEANVFVIAGYESGVTPPEHCSPPFGINCTRGNSSTEPYLATHHILLAHASAARLYKEKYQDQQHGFIGINLLAFWILPLTNKTEDVIAAQRAMDFLIGCRYAYPLVYGDYPDVMKKNLGSRLPAFTNFESNLVKGSFDFLGLNYYAMLYVKDDSSKLNMEVRDFNADMAIELTAIPNDISANKFSTAPWGLQELLEYFKQAYGNPPIYIHENGHQTPHNSSLEDEPRVNYLHGHIGALLDALRRG from the exons atgttgagtctctctctctctcatgtcttTCTATTTCTTCTGATAAACATATCAGTGGTTGAAGTACTGGGGGTTGATAAATTTAGCAGAGATGACTTCCCACCTGACTTTGTGTTTGGTTCTGGGACCTCAGCTTATCAG GTTGAAGGTGCAGCAAATGAAGATGGGAGGGGGCCTAGCATATGGGATTCTTTTTCCCATTCTG ggAAAATGCATGGAGGCAGTGGGGACATAGCATGTGATCAGTATCACAAATACAAG GATGATGTCCAGCTCATGGTGGACACAGGTTTAGAGGCCTACAGATTTTCTATCTCATGGTCAAGACTTATTCCAA ATGGAAGAGGACCTGTCAATCCAAAGGGTCTACAATATTACAACAATCTTATCAATGAACTATCCAGCAATG GAATCCAACCTCATGTTACATTACATCACAGTGATTTCCCACAGGCACTGGAAGACAAGTATGGAGGATGGCTTAGTCGAGAAATGGT GAAAGACTTCACGGCATATGCAGATGTCTGCTTCAGGAATTTTGGTGACAGGGTTTTACATTGGACTACTATGAACGAGGCCAATGTGTTCGTAATAGCGGGTTATGAATCGGGAGTTACGCCACCTGAACATTGTTCTCCTCCATTTGGCATTAATTGCACCAGAGGCAACTCCTCAACTGAGCCATACTTGGCAACTCATCATATCTTGTTAGCGCATGCATCAGCTGCTAGATTATATAAGGAAAAGTACCAG GACCAGCAGCATGGATTTATAGGAATCAATCTCTTAGCTTTCTGGATTCTTCCTCTAACAAACAAAACTGAAGATGTTATCGCTGCTCAAAGAGCCATGGACTTCCTGATTggttg CAGGTATGCATATCCCTTGGTTTATGGAGACTATCCCgatgttatgaaaaaaaatttaggctcAAGACTTCCAGCCTTCACCAATTTTGAATCAAATCTGGTTAAGGGTTCATTTGACTTTCTAGGATTAAATTACTATGCCATGTTGTACGTCAAGGATGACTCCAGCAAACTAAACATGGAGGTCAGAGACTTTAATGCAGATATGGCGATAGAGTTGACAG CTATTCCAAATGATATATCAGCAAATAAG TTTTCGACTGCGCCATGGGGATTGCAAGAACTGCTGGAGTATTTCAAGCAAGCTTATGGAAATCCTCCTATTTACATTCATGAGaatg GACATCAAACTCCACACAATTCGTCATTGGAAGATGAGCCACGGGTGAACTACTTGCATGGACATATTGGGGCTTTGCTTGATGCACTGAG ACGTGGATGA